A region of Rattus rattus isolate New Zealand chromosome 7, Rrattus_CSIRO_v1, whole genome shotgun sequence DNA encodes the following proteins:
- the Atp6v1d gene encoding V-type proton ATPase subunit D: MSGKDRIEIFPSRMAQTIMKARLKGAQTGRNLLKKKSDALTLRFRQILKKIIETKMLMGEVMREAAFSLAEAKFTAGDFSTTVIQNVNKAQVKIRAKKDNVAGVTLPVFEHYHEGTDSYELTGLARGGEQLAKLKRNYAKAVELLVELASLQTSFVTLDEAIKITNRRVNAIEHVIIPRIERTLAYIITELDEREREEFYRLKKIQEKKKIIKEKSEKDLERRRAAGEVMEPANLLAEEKDEDLLFE; the protein is encoded by the exons ATGTCGGGCAAAGACCGGATTGAAATCTTCCCTTCGCGAAT GGCACAGACCATCATGAAGGCTCGGTTAAAAGGAGCACAGACTGGTCGAAACCTCCTGAAGAAAAAGTCTGATGCCTTAACTCTTCGATTTCGACAGATCCTGAAGAAGATAATAGAG ACTAAGATGCTGATGGGTGAGGTGATGAGAGAAGCTGCCTTCTCATTGGCTGAGGCCAAATTCACAGCAGGGGACTTCAG CACCACAGttatacaaaatgtaaataaagcccAGGTGAAGATCCGAGCAAAGAAAGACAATGTAGCAG GTGTCACCTTACCGGTGTTCGAACATTACCACGAGGGAACTGACA GCTATGAACTAACCGGTTTAGCCAGAGGTGGGGAGCAGCTGGCGAAACTTAAGCGGAATTATGCCAAAGCAGTGGAACTACTGGTGGAACTGGCTTCCCTGCAG ACTTCCTTTGTTACTCTGGATGAAGCCATTAAGATAACCAACAGGCGTGTAAATGCCATTGAGCATG TCATCATTCCCCGGATTGAACGCACCCTTGCCTATATCATCACAGAACTGGATGAGAGAGAGCGAGAAGAATTCTATAG GTTAAAGAAAATCcaggagaagaaaaagattatCAAGGAGAAAAGCGAGAAGGACTTGGAGCGGCGGAGAGCAGCTGGAGAGGTGATGGAGCCCGCCAACCTCCTGGCGGAAGAGAAGGACGAGGACCTGCTGTTCGAGTAG